AAAGAGCGTCGCCCGGTCGAAAATCAACTGGTTCGTCTGCGTCGGGCTGTCTGCCGCCATGATCGCGGGGCTGCCGCCGATTCACGCGCTGTTCGGAGGAACGGTTCTCAGCCTCGTCCTTCACGAGTGGGATCGTCGGAGGGCGCAGAAATGATCCGGCTCTTTTTTATCTTCGCCCGCATCGGCCTGCTGACCTACGGCGGCGGGCTGGCGTCGCTGCCATTTCTCTACCAGACGTTCGTCCTGGAAAACGGCTGGATGACCGCCGGCGCGTTCGCCGAGGTGACCGCGTTGGCCCAGATGACCCCCGGCCCGATCGTCCTCAACGCGGCGACCATGCTCGGCTGGCGGTTCGGCGGCATGTGGGGCTCGATAGCCTGCTCCGCCGGCGTCGTGGCCGCTCCGCTCCTCGTCGTCGGAGCCCTCATGTGGGTCATTCGGACCGCGTCCGGAAAAGCGGCCCTGTGGGTCGACCGAGTCCGCATGGCTATGAGACCTGTCGTCGCGGCCATGCTGGTAGCCTCGTTGTGGAGCATCGCCCGTCCGGTAGCCGGCCGGCCGGTTCTGTGGCCGCTGACGCTGCTCGCGGCCTGTCTGTGGTGGAAAAGCGCCTTTATCCGCTCGTACCCGCAAGTCATGCTTTTTGCCTGTGCCTTGGCGGCTTTAGCGGCGAGTTTCACGCCGCTTGCAATATTTTTTTAGCTGAGCGCCCAGCAAGTTTTGCGCCTATCGATCAACAAAGGAGGTCCATTATGGCTCAACGCTCCAGATTCATTCACACCATCTCGGCAGCCTT
This is a stretch of genomic DNA from Jonquetella anthropi DSM 22815. It encodes these proteins:
- a CDS encoding chromate transporter codes for the protein MIRLFFIFARIGLLTYGGGLASLPFLYQTFVLENGWMTAGAFAEVTALAQMTPGPIVLNAATMLGWRFGGMWGSIACSAGVVAAPLLVVGALMWVIRTASGKAALWVDRVRMAMRPVVAAMLVASLWSIARPVAGRPVLWPLTLLAACLWWKSAFIRSYPQVMLFACALAALAASFTPLAIFF